From the genome of Periplaneta americana isolate PAMFEO1 chromosome 15, P.americana_PAMFEO1_priV1, whole genome shotgun sequence, one region includes:
- the LOC138714883 gene encoding uncharacterized protein isoform X2 codes for MDDKSQLCSSESKLLIDFNSPVKPKFYEVPLVPSPVHSPGKIVSTINTNNDFDEENNPFDLVVYQTNINVRMLNDPFELVYQKAFCSSEDTSLCIENKLSSSDATNIIIKEAKIESSTLDNGKSSDKLQENTRSQHRKELTRNIGVDIEVSAINDSEDSIICIEDISDPMDVKCLSFSDNSDIFKHVSNIQNSTNVKNVDQNRQSEPSQCYTNIDKDIILFSPTTDIRNNSKPHTDEELKAMVANRINVCIQNALEQSKIPLKENELCHHNSLPRILLTPEKSSTHNYSHVLQYSPELPTVFHNELCQKRNSFTPNLKLSLGRPRASTNGTGSSCSSYGELNKAFLFSNGSSSSPIGNNYVRRSLSSSLCLGSSKDNKEQESENDGDDSVFLEAHALAFVFTHIADSICQNSSDEGEVDLLNSKPQWEETNLELPKFSGEDDDKTTQPVEDIIDYKTEAVQSDHSALSNTTEQQSIKDNKIGNVVPNVLPTPLALMDENIGKDVRMKVKKNQQIEKRGPLKAVVPLYNMTRSYESDKKGMDVETALYKTPVTNPCQNKTRSSVQETNSINTQCMSSKFSKRKSLDSAVQIVNSQRGEKKGNSLNRSLTLSSPSSSAPCLRRSNSLTKDVPSLVSPAVTLVTCCDKTSLPATPNQKESKRQVAAFGSQQKSKSSVTQFNVSGLAVTSTPTRKVKCATSSSSVQRGLPSPIPRMEAKKESTLNNSLCNSIRDEDNLPKNRSFDESQQTRKGMLIPKEHPRSRSASSIQRKRESQVSGNSIKSRLQVSYKNGSGFKKENSQSPDVQKGILKPLIIKNINGQKVTTKEKTDHTSLNAGTCLKKKTIQKVVPKLKSALVPVDKENVKPL; via the exons atggatG ATAAAAGTCAACTTTGCTCCAGCGAATCCAAACTCCTTATAGACTTCAATAGTCCTGTGAAACCCAAATTTTACGAGGTTCCACTTGTTCCTTCTCCAGTGCATTCTCCAGGAAAGATAGTTTCCACCATCAATACGAATAATGATTTTGATGAAGAGAATAACCCATTTGATTTGGTTGTTTATCAGACTAATATAAATGTTAGAATGTTAAATGATCCATTCGAATTGGTTTATCAAAAAGCATTTTGTTCATCAGAAGACACATCACTTTGTATAGAGAATAAACTTTCAAGTTCTGAcgcaacaaatataataataaaggaaGCAAAGATTGAATCTTCAACATTAGATAATGGCAAAAGTTCTGATAAACTTCAAGAAAATACTAGAAGTCAGCATCGAAAAGAATTGACTAGAAACATAGGAGTTGATATAGAAGTTTCTGCAATAAACGATTCTGAAGATTCAATAATTTGCATTGAAGATATCTCTGATCCCATGGATGTAAAGTGCTTGAGTTTTTCAGATAATTCTGATATCTTTAAACATGTAAGCAATATACAAAATTCAACCAACGTGAAGAATGTTGATCAAAATAGACAGAGTGAGCCTTCTCAGTGTTACACCAATATTGACAAagacataatattattttcaccGACTACAGATATTAGAAACAACTCAAAACCACATACAGACGAGGAACTTAAAGCCATGGTTGCTAATAGGATAAATGTTTGCATTCAGAATGCTCTGGAACAGTCTAAAATTCCATTGAAGGAAAACGAATTATGCCATCACAATTCATTGCCACGTATACTTCTGACACCAGAAAAATCGTCCACACACAATTATTCGCACGTGCTTCAGTATTCACCTGAGTTACCTACGGTTTTCCACAATGAATTGTGTCAGAAAAGAAACAGCTTCACACCGAACTTGAAGTTGTCTCTTGGTAGACCGAGGGCATCTACAAATGGAACTGGCAGTAGCTGCTCTTCATATGGCGAACTCAATAAAGCCTTCCTTTTCTCTAATGGTTCTTCAAGTAGTCCAATAG GAAATAATTATGTGAGAAGATCATTGTCATCCTCATTATGTTTGGGTTCTTCCAAGGACAACAAGGAACAGGAAAGCGAG AATGATGGAGATGATTCTGTGTTTTTAGAAGCACATGCTTTGGCATTTGTCTTTACTCACATTGCAGACAGCATCTGTCAGAATT CTTCTGATGAAGGAGAGGTAGATTTATTAAATAGTAAACCACAGTGGGAAGAGACTAACTTGGAGCTGCCAAAATTCAgtggtgaagatgatgataaGACTACTCAACCAGTGGAAGACATTATTGATTACAAAACTGAAGCAGTGCAATCTGATCATTCAGCTCTGTCAAATACGACTGAACAGCAGTCTATTAAG GACAATAAAATAGGAAATGTTGTCCCAAATGTTCTTCCTACACCACTTGCTCTTATGGATGAAAATATTGGCAAAGATGTAAGAATGAAGGTGAAGAAAAACCAACAGATTGAGAAGCGAGGACCTTTGAAGGCAGTTGTACCACTTTATAATATGACACGTTCCTATGAGTCTGACAAGAAAG GGATGGATGTAGAGACTGCACTGTATAAAACTCCAGTAACAAACCCATGTCAGAATAAAACTAGATCATCTGTTCAGGAAACAAACTCTATCAACACTCAATGTATG tctTCAAAATTTTCCAAGAGAAAGTCACTCGATTCTGCTGTTCAGATTGTAAATTCGCAAAGAGGTGAAAAGAAAGGAAACAG ttTGAATAGATCTCTTACTTTGTCATCACCGTCTTCAAGCGCTCCATGTCTCCGGCGTTCAAACTCTCTCACTAAAGATGTTCCTTCTCTTGTTTCACCTGCTGTTACTCTAGTAACATGCTGTGACAAAACTTCTCTTCCTGCAACTCCCAATCAAAAGGAATCAAAACGTCAAGTGGCTGCATTTGGTTCCCAGCAGAAGAGTAAATCATCTGTAACCCAGTTTAATGTATCTGGTTTGGCGGTGACTTCAACTCCAACAAGAAAAGTTAAATGTGCCACCTCCTCTTCTAGTGTTCAGAGAGGCCTACCATCCCCAATACCAAGGATGGAAGCAAAAAAAGAATCAACTTTGAATAATAGTCTGTGTAATAGTATCAGAGATGAGGATAATCTGCCCAAGAACAGATCATTTGATGAATCCCAACAGACTCGAAAAGGCATGCTTATTCCTAAGGAGCATCCAAGATCGAGGTCTGCATCCAGCATCCAACGCAAAAGAGAGAGTCAAGTCTCAGGCAATTCAATTAAATCTAGGCTTcaagtttcatataaaaatggCAGTGGCTTCAAGAAAGAGAATTCACAATCACCTGATGTCCAGAAGGGTATTCTTAAACCCCTCATAATAAAGAATATCAATGGCCAGAAGGTTACAACGAAAGAAAAGACTGACCACACTTCATTGAATGCAGGAACTTGCCTAAAGAAGAAAACAATCCAGAAG GTGGTTCCCAAACTAAAAAGTGCTTTGGTTCCAGTGGATAAGGAGAATGTGAAGCCTTTGTGA
- the LOC138714883 gene encoding uncharacterized protein isoform X1 yields MDDKSQLCSSESKLLIDFNSPVKPKFYEVPLVPSPVHSPGKIVSTINTNNDFDEENNPFDLVVYQTNINVRMLNDPFELVYQKAFCSSEDTSLCIENKLSSSDATNIIIKEAKIESSTLDNGKSSDKLQENTRSQHRKELTRNIGVDIEVSAINDSEDSIICIEDISDPMDVKCLSFSDNSDIFKHVSNIQNSTNVKNVDQNRQSEPSQCYTNIDKDIILFSPTTDIRNNSKPHTDEELKAMVANRINVCIQNALEQSKIPLKENELCHHNSLPRILLTPEKSSTHNYSHVLQYSPELPTVFHNELCQKRNSFTPNLKLSLGRPRASTNGTGSSCSSYGELNKAFLFSNGSSSSPIGNNYVRRSLSSSLCLGSSKDNKEQESENDGDDSVFLEAHALAFVFTHIADSICQNSSDEGEVDLLNSKPQWEETNLELPKFSGEDDDKTTQPVEDIIDYKTEAVQSDHSALSNTTEQQSIKILSAKTEIKNTSFSNELSATSHPDSHSSSSMSPLCRRQINGLKLHTHVIQDNKIGNVVPNVLPTPLALMDENIGKDVRMKVKKNQQIEKRGPLKAVVPLYNMTRSYESDKKGMDVETALYKTPVTNPCQNKTRSSVQETNSINTQCMSSKFSKRKSLDSAVQIVNSQRGEKKGNSLNRSLTLSSPSSSAPCLRRSNSLTKDVPSLVSPAVTLVTCCDKTSLPATPNQKESKRQVAAFGSQQKSKSSVTQFNVSGLAVTSTPTRKVKCATSSSSVQRGLPSPIPRMEAKKESTLNNSLCNSIRDEDNLPKNRSFDESQQTRKGMLIPKEHPRSRSASSIQRKRESQVSGNSIKSRLQVSYKNGSGFKKENSQSPDVQKGILKPLIIKNINGQKVTTKEKTDHTSLNAGTCLKKKTIQKVVPKLKSALVPVDKENVKPL; encoded by the exons atggatG ATAAAAGTCAACTTTGCTCCAGCGAATCCAAACTCCTTATAGACTTCAATAGTCCTGTGAAACCCAAATTTTACGAGGTTCCACTTGTTCCTTCTCCAGTGCATTCTCCAGGAAAGATAGTTTCCACCATCAATACGAATAATGATTTTGATGAAGAGAATAACCCATTTGATTTGGTTGTTTATCAGACTAATATAAATGTTAGAATGTTAAATGATCCATTCGAATTGGTTTATCAAAAAGCATTTTGTTCATCAGAAGACACATCACTTTGTATAGAGAATAAACTTTCAAGTTCTGAcgcaacaaatataataataaaggaaGCAAAGATTGAATCTTCAACATTAGATAATGGCAAAAGTTCTGATAAACTTCAAGAAAATACTAGAAGTCAGCATCGAAAAGAATTGACTAGAAACATAGGAGTTGATATAGAAGTTTCTGCAATAAACGATTCTGAAGATTCAATAATTTGCATTGAAGATATCTCTGATCCCATGGATGTAAAGTGCTTGAGTTTTTCAGATAATTCTGATATCTTTAAACATGTAAGCAATATACAAAATTCAACCAACGTGAAGAATGTTGATCAAAATAGACAGAGTGAGCCTTCTCAGTGTTACACCAATATTGACAAagacataatattattttcaccGACTACAGATATTAGAAACAACTCAAAACCACATACAGACGAGGAACTTAAAGCCATGGTTGCTAATAGGATAAATGTTTGCATTCAGAATGCTCTGGAACAGTCTAAAATTCCATTGAAGGAAAACGAATTATGCCATCACAATTCATTGCCACGTATACTTCTGACACCAGAAAAATCGTCCACACACAATTATTCGCACGTGCTTCAGTATTCACCTGAGTTACCTACGGTTTTCCACAATGAATTGTGTCAGAAAAGAAACAGCTTCACACCGAACTTGAAGTTGTCTCTTGGTAGACCGAGGGCATCTACAAATGGAACTGGCAGTAGCTGCTCTTCATATGGCGAACTCAATAAAGCCTTCCTTTTCTCTAATGGTTCTTCAAGTAGTCCAATAG GAAATAATTATGTGAGAAGATCATTGTCATCCTCATTATGTTTGGGTTCTTCCAAGGACAACAAGGAACAGGAAAGCGAG AATGATGGAGATGATTCTGTGTTTTTAGAAGCACATGCTTTGGCATTTGTCTTTACTCACATTGCAGACAGCATCTGTCAGAATT CTTCTGATGAAGGAGAGGTAGATTTATTAAATAGTAAACCACAGTGGGAAGAGACTAACTTGGAGCTGCCAAAATTCAgtggtgaagatgatgataaGACTACTCAACCAGTGGAAGACATTATTGATTACAAAACTGAAGCAGTGCAATCTGATCATTCAGCTCTGTCAAATACGACTGAACAGCAGTCTATTAAG ATACTCAGTGCCAAGACAGAAATCAAAAACACCAGCTTCTCAAATGAATTGTCTGCAACATCACATCCTGACAGTCATTCAAGCTCTTCCATGTCACCACTGTGTCGACGACAGATTAATGGTCTTAAATTGCACACTCATGTTATACAA GACAATAAAATAGGAAATGTTGTCCCAAATGTTCTTCCTACACCACTTGCTCTTATGGATGAAAATATTGGCAAAGATGTAAGAATGAAGGTGAAGAAAAACCAACAGATTGAGAAGCGAGGACCTTTGAAGGCAGTTGTACCACTTTATAATATGACACGTTCCTATGAGTCTGACAAGAAAG GGATGGATGTAGAGACTGCACTGTATAAAACTCCAGTAACAAACCCATGTCAGAATAAAACTAGATCATCTGTTCAGGAAACAAACTCTATCAACACTCAATGTATG tctTCAAAATTTTCCAAGAGAAAGTCACTCGATTCTGCTGTTCAGATTGTAAATTCGCAAAGAGGTGAAAAGAAAGGAAACAG ttTGAATAGATCTCTTACTTTGTCATCACCGTCTTCAAGCGCTCCATGTCTCCGGCGTTCAAACTCTCTCACTAAAGATGTTCCTTCTCTTGTTTCACCTGCTGTTACTCTAGTAACATGCTGTGACAAAACTTCTCTTCCTGCAACTCCCAATCAAAAGGAATCAAAACGTCAAGTGGCTGCATTTGGTTCCCAGCAGAAGAGTAAATCATCTGTAACCCAGTTTAATGTATCTGGTTTGGCGGTGACTTCAACTCCAACAAGAAAAGTTAAATGTGCCACCTCCTCTTCTAGTGTTCAGAGAGGCCTACCATCCCCAATACCAAGGATGGAAGCAAAAAAAGAATCAACTTTGAATAATAGTCTGTGTAATAGTATCAGAGATGAGGATAATCTGCCCAAGAACAGATCATTTGATGAATCCCAACAGACTCGAAAAGGCATGCTTATTCCTAAGGAGCATCCAAGATCGAGGTCTGCATCCAGCATCCAACGCAAAAGAGAGAGTCAAGTCTCAGGCAATTCAATTAAATCTAGGCTTcaagtttcatataaaaatggCAGTGGCTTCAAGAAAGAGAATTCACAATCACCTGATGTCCAGAAGGGTATTCTTAAACCCCTCATAATAAAGAATATCAATGGCCAGAAGGTTACAACGAAAGAAAAGACTGACCACACTTCATTGAATGCAGGAACTTGCCTAAAGAAGAAAACAATCCAGAAG GTGGTTCCCAAACTAAAAAGTGCTTTGGTTCCAGTGGATAAGGAGAATGTGAAGCCTTTGTGA